The nucleotide window CATCCACGTCTTCCTGCAGCGCTGCAGACGCAATCATTTCTGGCGTTTGATGAAGACCCGTATAGATCACCTCAAAGCCAGCATCACGCAGCGCGCGTGCAACAATTTTCGCACCGCGGTCGTGCCCGTCCAGCCCTGGCTTGGCCACTAAGATTCGAATGCGTCCAACGTTCATGCCTTATGGAATTATTGCAATCGCACCGAACATTAGCAAGTGAAAGAAAACTTAAAGTAATCAGATGTGGTTAGTTGCCCACCTTGCGGCTTCTCTTACATGGGATAGACAGCATGTTTTTTACGTTTTGAGCCGTGTATCTTTTGTCGGTACAAGTCGAAACGTGCGATGAGTTCAGAACGAAGTGTGTCACTTGGAATGACAGCGTCCACGACAAGCTCGCTTGCCAACTTTAAGAGATCGACATCTTGCCTGTACCGGTCCTGCTCCGTGTTTACGAAGCTTTCACGCTCTTTGCCATCCGGTAACTCCTGTATTTTTTTGTAGAAAACCGCGTTGACTGCTGCGCGAGGTCCCATGACGGCGATAGAGGCTGAAGTAAGAGCAAGGCAGCAGTCCGGCTCAAAAGCTGGCCCGCACATCGCATAAAGACCAGCTCCGTAGGCCTTGCGAACAATTACGCTAATGCAAGGAACCGTAGCTTCGCTTACCGCGCAGACCATTTTAGCTCCGGCGCGGATGATGCCTTGCTGCTCCACAGCCGAGCCAATCATAAAACCAGGCACATCGGCGAGATAGAGCAAGGGGACGTTAAAGGCATCGCATAGCTGAATGAAACGTGCGGCCTTGTTTGCGCTGTTTGGGAAAAGAACTCCGCCAAGATGTTTGGGCTGGTTGGCAACTACACCGATTGCATGACCATCAAGTCGCGCAAAACCGGTGACAATTTCTTGAGCATAAAGTTCTTTTATTTCAAAAAAACTATGCTCGTCGATGATAGCTTCGATCACTTGCATCATGTCGAAAGCTTTGTTTTCATCTTTCGGAATAACGGACTCGAGGGAGCCGACGCGTGTCGCTTTTTTGCTAGAGACCCTCGGCGGAAGTGTTTCGCAGTTTTGAGGCATATACCCAAGGTAGCGTTTGGCCATTTTGAGAGCCTGCTCTTCGTCTTGCACCAAAATGTCACCGCAGCCTGAGGTGCTGCAATGCATGCGCGCCCCGCCCATTTGCTCGAGGCTTACTTTTTCCCCGATAACCATCTCAGCCATGCGTGGGGAGCCTAGATACATCGAGGCGTTGCCTTCAACCATGAACACCACATCGCAAAATGCAGGAATGTAGGCCCCCCCTGCAGCGCTCGGTCCAAACAATAGGCAGATTTGAGGCATCACGCCGCTGAACTGAACTTGGTTGTAAAAGATGTGTCCGGCTCCGCGTCGTCCGGGAAACATGTGCAGCTGATCGGTGATTCGAGCGCCTGCAGAATCGACAAGATAGAATACGGGGCATCGAAGCGTCGCTGCGCCTTGTTGAAGTCTTAATTTTTTTTCAACTGTGCGCTTCCCCCACGATCCAGCTTTGACCGTGGAGTCGTTGGCAACGATGGCAACTGTGCGTGCATCGATTTTCGCAAAGCCTGTCACAACGCCGTCTGCGGGCAAGTCTTTCTCAACATGGTTTGCAAGTGTAGCGTCTTCGATGAACGAATTTTCGTCGACCAGCATCTCGATACGTTTGCGGGCAAAGAGTTTTCCCTTTTGCTTGTTTTGCTCGTGGTATTTATCTTTACCGCCCACCTGAACGGTCTTGATAAGTTGCTTTAGCTTTGAGTCGGTAGTCATGGCTTTATTATATGCGTGTGTGTTTGAGTTCCTTGCCATCCAGGCGCATGATGCTTCGCACCCGTAGCATCAGAGTGCCATGCGAGTCTATCAAGCGACCTGCCAGCCACTGCAAGTTGCCGGATTGCATTTCTTTGAATAGTAAGTCTATTTCGGATGGCGCATCGGCACTAGCGAGCGGAAGAGGCATGCCTGCTTCATCAAGCGCGTAGGCGCCCGCGGCAGTCTGTTCAAGCCGGACAGGCTTGATCCAGACAAACGGCTCCGCAAGTCCTGCAAAACTATTGATCGCGTTTCGGTAAAACGGCAAAAGTTCTTCAAATTGCGTATTGGCCATCGATTCGATGCGCGACCAGTCTGCAAACGGTACTTTGCCCGACACGACATATTGCAACAAGCGAATGCGCCGTGGGACACCGGGATAAACTTGGGCAAGCCCGACGTGAACGATTCGCGGACACGGGCCCGATGAGGCCCCATCGCCTCCCTGCAAACGCTCTTCACGAAACACCTCGCCCGATAGAGTGTCTACAAAGTATCTACGTTCTAGGGATGCTCGTCTTGTGCCAGAAAGCCATTCTCGCGCAATCTCGATCAAGACTCGGTCTTGCATGCGTTCGCTGATGGACGAGTCAAATCCTCGTGTTCCAAACCATGCAGCCAGTCGCGCCCGCCCTTCTTGTTTATGATCGTTCAAGTCTCGTGAAATCTGTGCGCCGGCAAAGAGTTGCGATGCCAGTTGATCTGCGTCGTGTTGCGAGATGGCGCGTTTGACTCGACCAAGCCAGCGTTCAAACCCAAGTGGATGGGGTTTGGGTGCAACGTGGACCAGTCCCGTGAAGTTGTCTTCTACCGATGGAGAATCCACCGCATCGACTCCGGCACGCACGGCGGAAGTCGCAAGCTCGTTGAGTCGCGCTGCAAAGGAGGTCGTGTCTTCTATGGGTGGTCGATCAAGGCTCGGTATGGTCCGATACACGCCAGTAAGGCCGGATTTTTCCCGCGTAATTTCGCCTTCCAGAGAAGCGGTTTTTGCTTGCGCTTGTTCTTCCTGTCCTAAAACCCACTGCATCGTTAAGAGCACGTGCTCACACTCCGCTCTACCGCAGGTGCAACTGTGAGCAACGCTCTCGGAGCGGTATTGGAGCGCGACAATTTCCGTCTGGCCCTTGTATCGCATGCTCAGGGTAATGCCATCAACAAAGGCCGAAGGCAGAGAGGTCGGATGCAACTGTTTGTAATGACCGAGCGATTTTTCGAGCAGAGCTTTCAGCGACTGACTCATGACGCATCTCCAAGCTGGAAGCTGTCACGTCGTCGCCGTAGTTCAAAGAGAATCGATGGCGGCGCAAAACGGAGGTCCAGAGCCAGCACTTCATCGATGATGCTTCTAGCGACATCGCTTCGGCCTTCTTGCTCGATTTGTTCTGCGCGGCGCAAAAAGCATAGCGCTAAGGTTCGTGCAACGAGTGGATTACGCTCAACATGGAACTTGTCTGCTTCGATGGACCGGCGAAAGGCAGAAAGTGCTTGCGCATAGCGTTCCTTGCGAGAGTGAATCATAGCAATCGATAAAAGAGGATGAACCCAGCCCGGCCGTCGGGAGGCTGCCCCTTCAAAGCGTGCGATAGCACGACGGGAAAAACCCAAAAGCATCCAAAACCAGCCACGGATATAGTCCCAGTAGCTTCGGATCCGAACGCTGGCAGGATCACGTTTGGCGGAAAGCTGTGCCTTTGAGACCGCCTGAAGTGCAAAGACAACGGTTTCGCTTTCCGGAATTTCTTCGCCACGTAAAAATAAGCGCTCGCGTACATCGTATAGAGCATCTTCGACTTCTGCACGAATGCTCGAAGCGCGCGGTGTTTGCAACATGTCTCTGAGCGGAATCAACGCGCGCAAATCGCCGATGCGTCCGAGGGTTCGCGTGGCTGCTAAGTTTAGCGGAAGGTCGTCTTCCTCCAAAAGTAAGGCAACGGTTTCAACATCTTCGCTGCTCCCAAGGGTCTCGAGTCCTTCGAGTACAAGCAAGAGCTGTGTTTTGTCGCGGTCGGTGAGATGTCCTTTCAGAAACTCCCTGCCCCGGACATCGCCTTGTAGGCCCAATGCCGCCGCTAAAATCAAGCGTTCGCGCACTGAAACGCTTCGTTCGAATGCGGAGGCTAACGCGGGATGAACCCTTGGATCGTCAATGCGGGCAAGACAGCGAGCGGCCTCGGAACTGGTGTGAAAATCATTGCTTTCCAGAAGCACACATAACGAAGGGACGATGCGTGAATCGCCGCAGTAGCGGAGTGAGACAAGCAACGCAAGTTGGTCTTCTGCATCTGCGATACCATCGCTGCCCTCTAAAACGGATGATAGATAGCAGAGTGTGGCATTGGAAAGATCTTTTGTGCGCAGTCCAAGCTGGGCACGTTGATCCACTGGCATCATGGCAAGGGGATTGGTGTGCACGCTGCCCTGCCAAAAGCCTTCCACATCTTTTTCCGTCTCCTCGGCAATGCGTTTCCATCGTGCTTGTTCGGCGCGCGCTTTGCGACCCACGGCGCCTGGGAGCATGCGCGAGACAAGGCCCAGTTCATAAGCGATATCGAGGTCTCGATTGTTTTGAATTGCATCAGCCAGTAACTTGAGCGCCTCATTGGGAACATCGTGCCGGATAATAGTCTCGATGCGTTGTGCCGCTGCACGTCGCAAGCGAAGCGATCCGGCATGCAGGATCGCAACGAGCGTGCGAATGTCGGAGATGTCCTCAAGTGCGCTCGTGCCTTGGTTGATGCTGTTGGTCAGCCGATCCAGCAGCGACTTGCCTTCGGCACTGTGCATCACCTTGCTTTCATCGACGGGCGGTCTGGGGTCCTGTTTTTTCTCGGGGCTGATGGAAAGCTGTTTTAGATTTTCGGCGGTGATGCCTCGCAACAGTTCATAAGCGACATGATTGTCTTCGGCGCTCTCATCTAGCCCTAGAAGATCTCGGGCTAGACCTGGGCTCTTGCCCACTCCCTTCTGAAAAGTTTTTTTTAGTTCCAACAAGTCCATGCGCGTTATTTTCCAAGTCGAGTCATGACTTGTTGAAGGTCTTGCCAGACAATGCGTTTGTGTTCGGGGTTGCGAAGCAAATAGGCTGGATGATACGTGGCTATCATATCAATACCCTGCCACTGACTCCAGCGTCCACGCCAACCGCTGCCTGACTCAGGTACCGCACCAAGAGCTTGTGCCGCACACCTGCCAAGTGCCACGATGGCTTTGGGTTGAACCGCTCTAATCTGTGCTTCGAGGAAGTGTAAACAGGCGGCGCTTTCGTCAGGAAGCGGTGTTCGGTTTTCAGGGGGCCTGCATTTTACCACGTTGCATATGTAGACTTGTTTGGGTTCATAGCGCATTGCGTTAATCATGCGATCAAGGAGCTGCCCTGCTTTTCCTACAAAAGGAAGGCCCTGCTGGTCCTCATAGTAGCCGGGGCCTTCGCCCACGAACAAAAGATCGGCTTTATCGTCACCGCGGGCGAATACGCTTTTCGTGCGACCTTTATGCAGAGGACAAGCCCTGCACTCTGCGGCCAGTTTAGCGAGCTCTTCAAGACTCTGGCTCATGCCTTGCTGCTCTTGGGTTTTGGCGGGTTGCGTAGGTAAAAGCTCGACAAAAGAGAGCATGGGCAGTCGGTGCTTGCTCATTTCCCACTGTAGGTGTGCGTGCGCTTGTTCAGCAAGGCTGCCTGCCGCTGGCTTTGTCTTGATGGATTGTGTCATTGCATCCCAGCTGAGGAATTAGCGAAAAACAAAGGCCGTGTGAACCGGGAAAGGCGCGAATTAATTCCGGCAAAAGCAATAAAGATAAGGAAAATCCAGCTTTTGATTTGGATCAGCATGAATAATCCGTATATAATCAGTAAAAGGGAGGCTTCCTACGTGAAATCGCATGCCAGGGTGCTTGTGACGGGTGATACCAACGTTGGCATCAAACGAAACCACAACGAAGACAATTACGCGATTCTCGAAGAGGACAACCTCTACATCGTTGCAGATGGTATGGGAGGTCATGCCTGTGGCGAGGTCGCGAGCAAACTTGCTATCGCAACATTGCGGGATTTTTTTAAGGCAACCAGTGCCGATCCAGAAGCGACTTGGCCTTACAAGATGGATCGCAGTCGCGGCTACGAGGAAAACCGACTCATCACTGGCATCAAGTTAGCGAATTTGCGAATTTTTGAATCCCAGCAAAAGGATTCCAAGCTTCGCGGTATGGGCACGACGCTTGTGGCCATTTCGGTAGGAGAATCCGGCGTGTATGTGGGTCACGTTGGTGATTCGCGTGTTTATCGCTTGCGTGATGGATACCTTGAGCAGCTCACCGAAGATCATTCGCTTTTGAACGATTACATAAAAATGCGTAAACTTTCAGAAGAAGAGATAAAGAATTTTCCGCACAAAAACGTCATCGTACGCGCGCTTGGCATGAAAGAGAACGTGCGCGTTGATACCATTCTGGATCAGCCACGCGCAGGTGATTTGTACATCCTGTGTAGCGATGGCTTGAGTGGGCCGGTCACGGACGAAGAAATTAAAGATATCGCAATCAACAACCCGGACCTAAAGAAACTTACCCAAGCATTGATCGACCGCGCCAACGAACACGGAGGCCCGGACAACGTTACCGTTGTAGCTGCACGTTGGTTGGGATCCGGCTAGCATTGCTCGTTCCGCGATCGGGCGGGACTCTATTCTCGGTCCATAGTGAGCCTGTGTTTTGGCGTGATAATGCTGTTGGTTACGCTTTGCCTGATCTGGCTTCGTGGCCAAACAATGCAGCGCGATAGTTTAATGCCTTCTGTGAGGCTTACATTCTTTCCGATGATGCAGCGGTCGAGTTCAATGTCTCGCGAAAGTGGCATGGTTTGTTTGTCGATGATGTTGCTGCC belongs to Myxococcales bacterium and includes:
- a CDS encoding Stp1/IreP family PP2C-type Ser/Thr phosphatase — protein: MNNPYIISKREASYVKSHARVLVTGDTNVGIKRNHNEDNYAILEEDNLYIVADGMGGHACGEVASKLAIATLRDFFKATSADPEATWPYKMDRSRGYEENRLITGIKLANLRIFESQQKDSKLRGMGTTLVAISVGESGVYVGHVGDSRVYRLRDGYLEQLTEDHSLLNDYIKMRKLSEEEIKNFPHKNVIVRALGMKENVRVDTILDQPRAGDLYILCSDGLSGPVTDEEIKDIAINNPDLKKLTQALIDRANEHGGPDNVTVVAARWLGSG
- a CDS encoding HEAT repeat domain-containing protein — protein: MDLLELKKTFQKGVGKSPGLARDLLGLDESAEDNHVAYELLRGITAENLKQLSISPEKKQDPRPPVDESKVMHSAEGKSLLDRLTNSINQGTSALEDISDIRTLVAILHAGSLRLRRAAAQRIETIIRHDVPNEALKLLADAIQNNRDLDIAYELGLVSRMLPGAVGRKARAEQARWKRIAEETEKDVEGFWQGSVHTNPLAMMPVDQRAQLGLRTKDLSNATLCYLSSVLEGSDGIADAEDQLALLVSLRYCGDSRIVPSLCVLLESNDFHTSSEAARCLARIDDPRVHPALASAFERSVSVRERLILAAALGLQGDVRGREFLKGHLTDRDKTQLLLVLEGLETLGSSEDVETVALLLEEDDLPLNLAATRTLGRIGDLRALIPLRDMLQTPRASSIRAEVEDALYDVRERLFLRGEEIPESETVVFALQAVSKAQLSAKRDPASVRIRSYWDYIRGWFWMLLGFSRRAIARFEGAASRRPGWVHPLLSIAMIHSRKERYAQALSAFRRSIEADKFHVERNPLVARTLALCFLRRAEQIEQEGRSDVARSIIDEVLALDLRFAPPSILFELRRRRDSFQLGDAS
- a CDS encoding acyl-CoA carboxylase subunit beta, encoding MTTDSKLKQLIKTVQVGGKDKYHEQNKQKGKLFARKRIEMLVDENSFIEDATLANHVEKDLPADGVVTGFAKIDARTVAIVANDSTVKAGSWGKRTVEKKLRLQQGAATLRCPVFYLVDSAGARITDQLHMFPGRRGAGHIFYNQVQFSGVMPQICLLFGPSAAGGAYIPAFCDVVFMVEGNASMYLGSPRMAEMVIGEKVSLEQMGGARMHCSTSGCGDILVQDEEQALKMAKRYLGYMPQNCETLPPRVSSKKATRVGSLESVIPKDENKAFDMMQVIEAIIDEHSFFEIKELYAQEIVTGFARLDGHAIGVVANQPKHLGGVLFPNSANKAARFIQLCDAFNVPLLYLADVPGFMIGSAVEQQGIIRAGAKMVCAVSEATVPCISVIVRKAYGAGLYAMCGPAFEPDCCLALTSASIAVMGPRAAVNAVFYKKIQELPDGKERESFVNTEQDRYRQDVDLLKLASELVVDAVIPSDTLRSELIARFDLYRQKIHGSKRKKHAVYPM
- a CDS encoding uracil-DNA glycosylase, encoding MTQSIKTKPAAGSLAEQAHAHLQWEMSKHRLPMLSFVELLPTQPAKTQEQQGMSQSLEELAKLAAECRACPLHKGRTKSVFARGDDKADLLFVGEGPGYYEDQQGLPFVGKAGQLLDRMINAMRYEPKQVYICNVVKCRPPENRTPLPDESAACLHFLEAQIRAVQPKAIVALGRCAAQALGAVPESGSGWRGRWSQWQGIDMIATYHPAYLLRNPEHKRIVWQDLQQVMTRLGK